One window from the genome of Musa acuminata AAA Group cultivar baxijiao chromosome BXJ1-4, Cavendish_Baxijiao_AAA, whole genome shotgun sequence encodes:
- the LOC103981084 gene encoding polypyrimidine tract-binding protein homolog 1 isoform X1 — protein MAPGQGTQQQFRYTQTPSKVLHVRNLPWDSAEEELVALCRPFGKIVNTMCNVGANKNQAFVEFADLNQAISMVSYYASSSEPAQVRGKTVYIQYSNRQEITNNKSTGDVPGNVLLVTIEGVESGDVSIDVIHLVFSAFGFVHKIATFEKAAGFQALIQYTDAETAASARNALDGRSIPRYLLLEHITTCHLRITYSAHTDLSIKFQSHRSRDYTNPFLPVNPSAIEGSVQPLLGPDGVKKETESNVLLASIENMQYAVTVDVLHTVFSTFGTVQKIAIFEKNGGMQALIQYPDVTTASIAKEALEGHCIYDGGYCKLHLTYSRHTDLSVKVHNDRGRDYTIQDTGVLMTSQAPSLPTTTGWQVHPQSTTTYIGNDFTATGQVTVPHGQVTTWNPSLSSGSFASASNMFPSQTFATPVSHYPVSTVSSAPSGLLQASQESSQYGLLANAQPAAAPTTQPPYYTT, from the exons ATGGCGCCGGGGCAGGGAACGCAGCAGCAGTTCCGGTATACGCAGACGCCATCGAAGGTGCTGCACGTCCGGAACCTGCCGTGGGACAGCGCCGAGGAGGAGCTCGTCGCCCTGTGCAGGCCATTCGGCAAGATCGTCAACACCATGTGCAACGTCGGCGCCAACAAGAACCAGGCCTTTGTAGAATTC GCTGATCTTAACCAAGCAATTTCAATGGTGTCATACTATGCTTCTTCATCTGAGCCTGCCCAAGTTCGTGGAAAAACTGTCTATATCCAGTATTCTAATAGGCAAGAAATTACGAATAACAAGAGTACTGGAGATGTTCCTGGGAATGTCTTGCTGGTCACTATTGAAGGTGTTGAATCTGGGGATGTCAGCATTGATGTGATTCATTTG GTGTTCTCTGCTTTTGGGTTTGTGCATAAAATTGCAACATTTGAAAAAGCTGCTGGCTTTCAG GCACTAATCCAGTACACAGATGCGGAGACTGCTGCAAGTGCAAGAAATGCATTGGACGGAAGAAGCATTCCTAG GTACTTACTACTTGAACACATTACAACTTGCCATTTGCGGATCACATATTCGGCCCATACAGATTTAAGTATAAAGTTCCAGTCACATCGTAGCAG GGACTACACAAATCCCTTTCTTCCTGTGAACCCTTCAGCAATTGAGGGTTCTGTACAG CCACTGCTTGGTCCTGATGGAGTGAAAAAGGAGACTGAAAGTAATGTCCTTTTGGCTTCCATAGAGAATATGCAATATGCTGTGACAGTTGATGTTCTACACACA GTCTTCTCCACCTTTGGAACTGTGCAGAAGATTgcaatttttgagaaaaatggTGGCATGCAGGCATTGATACAATATCCTG ATGTGACAACTGCTTCAATTGCCAAGGAAGCTTTGGAGGGACACTGCATTTATGATGGTGGTTATTGTAAGCTTCATTTGACATATTCTCGTCATACTGATCTCAGTGTTAAG GTGCATAATGATAGAGGCAGAGACTACACTATTCAGGACACTGGTGTACTAATGACGTCCCAAGCTCCTAGTTTGCCGACCACTACTGGTTGGCAAGTTCATCCTCAATCTACAACCACATATATTGGCAATGATTTCACAGCTACAGGACAAGTGACAGTTCCGCATGGCCAAGTGACGACATGGAATCCTAGCTTGTCAAGTGGAAGCTTTGCCTCAGCTTCTAACATGTTCCCCAGTCAGACATTTGCAACACCTGTTTCCCATTACCCAGTTTCAACCGTTTCCAGTGCTCCTTCTGGGCTGCTTCAAGCTTCACAGGAGTCATCTCAATATGGTCTTCTGGCAAATGCACAGCCTGCTGCTGCACCAACCACCCAGCCTCCATACTACACTACATAA
- the LOC103981084 gene encoding polypyrimidine tract-binding protein homolog 1 isoform X2, which yields MAPGQGTQQQFRYTQTPSKVLHVRNLPWDSAEEELVALCRPFGKIVNTMCNVGANKNQAFVEFADLNQAISMVSYYASSSEPAQVRGKTVYIQYSNRQEITNNKSTGDVPGNVLLVTIEGVESGDVSIDVIHLVFSAFGFVHKIATFEKAAGFQALIQYTDAETAASARNALDGRSIPRYLLLEHITTCHLRITYSAHTDLSIKFQSHRSRDYTNPFLPVNPSAIEGSVQPLLGPDGVKKETESNVLLASIENMQYAVTVDVLHTVFSTFGTVQKIAIFEKNGGMQALIQYPDVTTASIAKEALEGHCIYDGGYCA from the exons ATGGCGCCGGGGCAGGGAACGCAGCAGCAGTTCCGGTATACGCAGACGCCATCGAAGGTGCTGCACGTCCGGAACCTGCCGTGGGACAGCGCCGAGGAGGAGCTCGTCGCCCTGTGCAGGCCATTCGGCAAGATCGTCAACACCATGTGCAACGTCGGCGCCAACAAGAACCAGGCCTTTGTAGAATTC GCTGATCTTAACCAAGCAATTTCAATGGTGTCATACTATGCTTCTTCATCTGAGCCTGCCCAAGTTCGTGGAAAAACTGTCTATATCCAGTATTCTAATAGGCAAGAAATTACGAATAACAAGAGTACTGGAGATGTTCCTGGGAATGTCTTGCTGGTCACTATTGAAGGTGTTGAATCTGGGGATGTCAGCATTGATGTGATTCATTTG GTGTTCTCTGCTTTTGGGTTTGTGCATAAAATTGCAACATTTGAAAAAGCTGCTGGCTTTCAG GCACTAATCCAGTACACAGATGCGGAGACTGCTGCAAGTGCAAGAAATGCATTGGACGGAAGAAGCATTCCTAG GTACTTACTACTTGAACACATTACAACTTGCCATTTGCGGATCACATATTCGGCCCATACAGATTTAAGTATAAAGTTCCAGTCACATCGTAGCAG GGACTACACAAATCCCTTTCTTCCTGTGAACCCTTCAGCAATTGAGGGTTCTGTACAG CCACTGCTTGGTCCTGATGGAGTGAAAAAGGAGACTGAAAGTAATGTCCTTTTGGCTTCCATAGAGAATATGCAATATGCTGTGACAGTTGATGTTCTACACACA GTCTTCTCCACCTTTGGAACTGTGCAGAAGATTgcaatttttgagaaaaatggTGGCATGCAGGCATTGATACAATATCCTG ATGTGACAACTGCTTCAATTGCCAAGGAAGCTTTGGAGGGACACTGCATTTATGATGGTGGTTATT GTGCATAA
- the LOC135645274 gene encoding granule-bound starch synthase 2, chloroplastic/amyloplastic-like yields MTSFGSQTFLLEAWNGGGNSPVVHQSKPSCGSRPPVVAAYCRENGIGPGGGGCRVRFRMRRRRSEVLVGVEKGTGLRATGKGSSFEGEGGIGDDIVAGGYVDVDSAQATVNKRKKVLAMQQDLIQQIAERRKQISYLESRAAEADQDINYYLKDRRNISFNPSPSHLVTNGKYNGSTVSEGSVQSTESKMSESRNSPMKTGESGDSLQSERLSPNPLGLAKDTDLDTTNPVEPIFLVKESERSVKDENAENQMEAKLDSVDPEADTDPEEENMDDPPLAGVNVMNVIVVAAECAPWSKTGGLGDVAGALPKALARRGHRVMVVVPRYGNYAEPKETGVRRCYKVYGQDMEVSYFHSYIDGVDFVFVDHPVFQHQENNIYGGNRPDILKRMILFCKAAIEVPWHVPCGGVCYGDGNLAFIANDWHTALLPVYLKAYYRDKGLMKYARSVLVIHNIAHQGRGPVEDFFHLDLPEKYIDLFTLYDPIGGDHFNIFAAGLKTADRVVTVSHGYAWELKTSQGGWGLHGIINDSDWKFRGIVNGIDTKDWNPELDVHLSSDGYTNYSSETVKTGKLHCKAALQKELGLPVRRNVPVIGFIGRLDHQKGVDLIAEAMPWMVAQDVQLVMLGTGRPDLEEMLRKFERENHDKVRGWVGFSVKMAHRITAGADILLMPSRFEPCGLNQLYAMKYGTVPVVHAVGGLRDTVVPFDPFKETGYGWTFERAESGMLVHALGNCLNTYWNHKKSWEGLRTRGMTQDLSWDNAAKHYEEVLVAAKYQW; encoded by the exons ATGACGTCTTTCGGTTCTCAGACTTTCCTCCTCGAGGCCTGGAATGGCGGTGGTAACAGCCCCGTTGTCCACCAGAGCAAACCGAGCTGCGGCAGCAGGCCGCCAGTCGTGGCGGCGTATTGCAGGGAGAATGGTATTGGTCCCGGCGGAGGTGGGTGCCGGGTGAGGTTCCggatgagaaggagaagaagcgaGGTCTTGGTCGGGGTGGAGAAGGGTACGGGCCTTCGGGCCACCGGAAAAGGTAGCAGCTTTGAGGGGGAGGGGGGAATAGGGGATGATATTGTTGCTGGTGGCTATGTCGATGTCGATTCAGCTCAGGCTACGGTGAACAAGAGAAAGAAGGTTCTGGCAATGCAGCAGGACTTGATCCAACAG ATTGCTGAAAGAAGGAAACAAATTTCATATTTAGAAAGCAGAGCTGCTGAAGCAGATCaggatataaattattatttgaaaGATCGTAGAAACATCAGTTTCAACCCAAGTCCAAGTCATCTTGTGACAAATGGAAAATACAATGGCAGCACTGTTTCTGAAGGTTCAGTCCAGTCTACTGAATCTAAGATGTCTGAATCTAGAAATTCTCCAATGAAAACAGGAGAAAGTGGTGATAGCCTACAATCTGAACGTTTAAGTCCCAATCCTCTTGGATTAGCGAAGGATACCGATCTCGATACTACAAATCCTGTTGAGCCAATATTTCTAGTAAAAGAGTCTGAAAGGAGTGTCAAAGATGAGAATGCTGAGAACCAAATGGAAGCAAAGCTTGATAGTGTAGATCCTGAAGCTGATACAGATCCTGAGGAGGAGAATATGGATGACCCTCCTTTAGCTGGGGTGAATGTCATGAATGTGATAGTGGTAGCTGCAGAATGTGCTCCTTGGTCCAAAACAG GAGGGCTTGGAGATGTGGCTGGGGCTCTGCCAAAAGCTTTGGCTAGAAGAGGGCATCGGGTTATG GTTGTTGTCCCAAGGTATGGCAATTATGCAGAACCCAAAGAAACAGGTGTTCGCAGATGCTATAAAGTTTATGGGCAG GATATGGAAGTGTCTTATTTTCATTCTTACATTGATGGTGTGGACTTTGTATTTGTCGATCATCCGGTTTTCCAACACCAAGAGAATAACATTTATGGGGGAAACCGACCG GACATCTTGAAACGGATGATTTTGTTCTGCAAGGCAGCCATAGAG GTCCCTTGGCACGTTCCCTGCGGTGGTGTCTGCTATGGAGATGGAAACTTGGCTTTCATCGCAAATGACTGGCACACAGCCCTTCTACCTGTTTATCTGAAGGCATATTATCGCGACAAGGGCTTGATGAAGTATGCCAGATCTGTTCTGGTGATCCACAACATAGCACACCAG GGCCGCGGTCCTGTAGAGGATTTCTTCCATTTGGACTTGCCGGAGAAGTACATCGACCTCTTCACATTGTATGATCCGATTGGAGGTGACCACTTCAACATCTTCGCCGCTGGGCTGAAGACCGCCGACCGCGTCGTGACCGTCAGCCATGGCTACGCATGGGAGCTCAAAACTTCCCAAGGTGGCTGGGGACTTCACGGGATCATAAACGACAGCGACTGGAAGTTCCGAGGCATCGTTAATGGCATCGACACAAAGGACTGGAACCCCGAACTGGACGTCCACTTGAGCTCCGACGGCTACACCAACTACTCCTCGGAAACAGTCAAAACTGGGAAACTCCATTGCAAGGCGGCACTGCAGAAGGAGCTCGGCCTACCTGTTCGACGAAATGTCCCCGTGATCGGCTTCATCGGGAGGCTGGATCACCAGAAGGGCGTGGACCTCATCGCGGAGGCCATGCCGTGGATGGTTGCCCAGGACGTGCAGCTGGTCATGTTGGGCACCGGAAGGCCGGACCTGGAGGAGATGCTGAGGAAGTTCGAGAGAGAGAACCATGACAAGGTCAGGGGATGGGTTGGGTTCTCGGTGAAGATGGCGCACAGGATAACTGCAGGCGCGGACATCCTGCTCATGCCGTCGAGGTTCGAGCCGTGCGGGCTGAACCAGCTGTACGCCATGAAGTACGGGACGGTGCCGGTGGTGCACGCCGTGGGCGGGCTTCGGGATACCGTCGTCCCCTTTGACCCCTTCAAGGAGACGGGCTACGGGTGGACGTTCGAGAGGGCGGAGTCGGGGATGCTGGTCCATGCACTGGGCAACTGCTTGAACACCTACTGGAATCACAAGAAGAGTTGGGAGGGGCTTCGGACGAGAGGGATGACACAGGATCTGAGCTGGGATAATGCTGCTAAGCATTACGAGGAAGTCCTCGTTGCGGCCAAGTACCAATGGTGA